DNA from Oryzisolibacter sp. LB2S:
CGTGGACACCTGCGCGGCGGAGTTCCCAACCAACACCGCCTACATGTATTCCAGCTACGACGAGGAATGCGAGGCGCGGCCCACGGACAAGAAGAAGATCATGGTGCTTGGCGGCGGCCCCAACCGCATCGGCCAGGGCATCGAGTTCGACTACTGCTGCGTGCATGCGGCACTTGCCATGCGCGAGGATGGTTACGAGACCATCATGGTCAACTGCAACCCCGAGACCGTCTCCACCGACTACGACACCTCGGACCGCCTGTACTTCGAGCCCGTCACGCTCGAGGACGTGCTGGAGATCGTGGACAAGGAAAAGCCCGAGGGCGTGATCGTGCAGTACGGCGGCCAGACGCCGCTCAAGCTCGCCCTGGGCCTGGAGCGCGCGGGCGTGCCCATCATCGGCACCACGCCGGACATGATCGACGCGGCCGAGGACCGCGAGCGCTTCCAGAGGCTGCTCAATGACCTGAGCCTGCGCCAGCCGCCCAACGCCACGGCTCGCACCGAGGAAGAGGCGCTGACCAAGGCGGCCGAGCTCGGCTACCCGCTCGTGGTGCGTCCGAGCTACGTGCTCGGCGGCCGTGCCATGGAGATCGTGCACGAGCAGCGCGACCTCGAGCGCTACATGCGCGAGGCCGTCAAGGTCAGCAACGACTCGCCCGTGCTGCTCGACCGCTTCCTGTCCAACGCCATCGAATGCGACGTGGACTGCGTGCGCGATGCCACCGGCGCCGTCTTCATCGGCGGCGTGATGGAGCACATCGAGCAGGCCGGCGTGCACTCGGGCGACTCCGCCTGCTCGTTGCCGCCGTACTACCTGAAGGCCGAGACGGTGGCCGAGATCAAGCGCCAGACCACGGCCATGGCCCATGGCCTGAACGTCGTCGGCCTGATGAACGTGCAGTTCGCCATCCAGGAAACGGACGCGGGCGACGTGATCTACGTGCTCGAGGTGAACCCGCGCGCGAGCCGCACCGTGCCCTTCGTCAGCAAGGCCACGGGCGTGCAGCTGGCCAAAGTGGCGGCGCGCTGCATGGCGGGCCAGAGCCTGGCCGAGCAGGGCATCACGAAGGAGGTCACGCCGCCGTACTTCAGCGTCAAGGAGGCCGTGTTCCCGTTCGTGAAGTTCCCCGGCGTGGACACCATCCTCGGCCCCGAGATGAAGTCCACCGGCGAGGTCATGGGCGTGGGCGCGACCTTCGGCGAGGCCTTTGTCAAGAGCCAGCTGGGTGCCGGCACGCGCCTGCCGCGCTCGGGCAAGGTGTTCCTCACCGTGAAGAACGCCGACAAGCCGCGTGCCGTGGCGATTGCACGCGACCTGGCGGCCATGGGCTTCGAGCTGCTGGCCACCAAGGGCACGGCGGCCGCGATCGCCGATGCCGGCGTGGCCGTGCAGGTGGTCAACAAGGTCACCGAGGGCCGCCCGCACATCGTGGACATGATCAAGAACGACGAGATCGCCATGGTCATCAACACGGTGGAGGAGCGCCGCAACGCGATCGCCGACTCGCGCGCCATCCGCACCAGCTCGCTGCTGGCGCGTGTGACCACCTTCACGACCATCTTCGGCGCCGAGGCCGCGGTCGAGGGCATGAAGCATCTGGACAAGCTCGACGTGTACTCCGTGCAGGAACTGCATGCGCGCCTGGCCGCCTGAGTGCAGCAGCGGGTTTTAGTGGACGAGCCGCGCGGCAAACGCGGCATAATCCACGCCTGAATGAATAACCGCCGCCCGGCAACGCGCGGCGGTTTGCTTTTTGCTTCTGGAATCTGGAGACTGACCCATGGCCACCATTCCCATCACCAAGCGCGGCGCCGAGCAACTGAAGGCCGAGTTGCACCGCCTCAAGACCGTAGAGCGCCCCGCCGTCATCAACGCCATTGCCGAGGCGCGCGCCCAGGGCGACCTGAGCGAGAACGCCGAGTACGAGGCCGCCAAGGACCGCCAGGGCTTCATCGAGGGCCGCATCCTCGAGGTCGAGGGCAAGCTGTCGGCGGCCCAGATCATCGACCCCGCCCAGCTCGATGCGGGCGGCCGCGTGGTGTTCGGCGCCACCGTGGAGCTCGAGGACGAGGACAGCGGCGACACCGTCACCTACCAGATCGTGGGCGAGGACGAGGCCGACCTCAAGCTCGGTCGCATCAACGTCTCCAGCCCCATTGCGCGCGCCCTGATCGGCAAGGAAGAGGGCGACACCGCCGAAGTTCAGGCCCCGGGCGGCGTGCGCCGCTACGAGGTGGTCGCGGTCAGCTACATCTGAGCGGCCGGGAGCCTCTAGACCCCCGCAGCCCATGCGCGAACGCCTTCCCGTCCTCTCCGCCGCCCTGTGGTGGGGCAGCCTGTCGGCCATCGGCTTTCTGGCCGTGCCGCTGCTGTTCGCCCACCTGCCCACGCCGGCGCAGGCGGGGAATATGGCGGCAAGGCTGTTCGAGGCGCAGACCTATGTTTCCATAGCATGCTGCGCACTTCTTCTGGTCATTTCAAAGCCAAAACATGCGCAAACGCAAGCCCGCTGGGCGCGAACAGCTATGGTTTTTGTGATCGGCGGCCTGCTGCTCGCGCTGCTCGTGCAGTACGGCGTGGCGCCGCGCATCGTGGCGCGCCAGAACCTGCGCCTGTGGCATGGTGCCGGCAGCCTGATGTATCTGCTGCAGTGGCTGTGCGCGCTGCGCGTGCTGTGGATCACGGCGCGTGAGGGTGAGTAGCCTGCAGGGCAGCTTCGGTTGTTTGTGCGGCGCGGAGATTTGTTGATGACACGCATCAAGACCATCTTCTGGGCCGCGCTGGCGCTGGTCGCCGTGCTCTGGTTTGCTGCCGACCCCGCGGCGCTGCGTGTGGCCGGGTTCTTTCCGCTGCGCGGCGCCATGGTGCAGATCAGCGGCCTTCTGGCCATGACCTGCATGAGCGTGGCGATGATTCTTGCGCTGCGGCCGCGCTGGCCCGAGCGCTGGATCGGCGGGCTCGACAAGATGTACCGCCTGCACAAGTGGCTGGGCATAGGCGGGCTGGTGCTCGCCATCGTCCACTGGCTCTGGGCCAAGGGGCCCAAGTGGGCCGTCGGCTTCGGCTGGCTGACCCGCCCCGAGCGCGGGCCGCGGCCTGCGGCCGGCAGTGCGGTCGAGGAGGTCTTGCGCACCTGGCGCGGCACGGCCGAAGGCATTGGTGAATGGGCCTTCTACGCCGCCGTGCTGCTGATCGCCGTGGCGCTCATCCACCGCATTTCCTACCGCGCGTTCTACCAGACGCACAGGTGGCTGGCGCTGGCCTACCTGGTCCTGGTGTTTCACACCGTGGTGCTGATGAAACTCCCGTATTGGTCCAGCCCCCTGGGCCTGGTCATGGCGCTCCTGCTGGCCTATGCAAGCGCCGCGGCGCTGGTGGTGCTGGCGCGCCGCGTGGGCGCGCGCCGCAAGGTGGCTGGCACGGTGACCCAGCTGCAATACTTTCCGGAGCTGCGCGTACTCAGGGGCGACATCGACATCCCCCAAGGCTGGCCGGGGCACAAGCCGGGTCAGTTCGCCTTCGTCACGACGGGCGACACCGACGATGCACACCCGTTCACGATCGCCTCGGCCTGGAATCCGGCCGAGCCGCGGCTCACCTTCGTCACCAAGGAACTGGGCGACTACACGCAGCGTCTGCCCGAGGTGCTGCACATCGGCCAGCCCGCGCGCATCGAGGGCCCCTACGGCTGCTTTACCTTCGAGGACGATTGCGCGCGGCAGATCTGGATAGGCGGTGGCATAGGCATCACGCCCTTCATTGCCCGCATGCAGCAGCTGGCCATGGACCGGCAGGCCTATGTGGGCCGCCCGCGTGTGCAGCAGGTCGACCTCTTTCACACCACGGCCGACTGGAGCGAGGACGCCATCGCCCAGCTCAGGGCCGACGCCGAGGCGGCCGGCATACGCCTGCATGTGCTGCACGATGGGCGCGACGGCCGGCTCACGGGCGAGCGCATTCGCCAGACCGTGCCGGACTGGCAGCAGGCCAGCATCTGGTTTTGCGGGCCTGCGGGCTTTGGCGCGGCCCTGCGCAGGGACTTTGCCGCCAGCGGCATGCCGGTGGCCCGGCGCTTTCATCAGGAGCTGTTCGCCATGCGCTGATGCGCCTGGCGCCCGTGGGGTGACGCGCCAGCGCGCGTTGGCTTGAGCTTACTCGCGCCAGTGCTCGGCCACCCAGGTGGCGGGTTCGATGTGGCGAAAGCGCCGGTTGCGCCGACCGGCTAGGGCGTCCGGCGGGTTGCATTCGCCGTGGAAGATGACCACGCGCGCGCCGGGCGGCACAAAGGGCGCCTTCCAGTAGTTGGTGGGCCAGCGCGGAATGCCGTGGTACTTGAAGCTCGGGCACCAGGCCTTGGGCCAGTACTGCAGCTTGCCCTGCTTGTGCATGACGTCGGACAGATAGGCCTGCTCGTTGCGGAACTTGCGCCGAATCTCCTCGAAGTGGCCGCGAAAGTACTCCAGCACGTCCGGGTGCGCGCCCAGCTCGAAGCGATACACGGAGGAGTTGCCCGTGATGCGCCAGGGCCGCTTGTAGTCGTGGATGATGAGAAATTCACCGGGTTGGGTGAAGAAGTCATCGAGCGAGCCGACCACCACCACGTCCACGTCCAGGAACAGCGCCGTGCCCTTGAGGCCGTGCAGGTCGGCGGCAAAGGTGGCCAGCTTGTTCCAGCCGCGCTCGGGAATGCCCGCGGGCAGCTTCAGGGGCGGAATCGGCAGGCATTGCACCTCGGAACGAATGCCCAGGGTGTCGTCCGTCAGGCAGACGAAGTTGAAGTCGCCGCTCAGGTGGCGGCGCACCATGGCGTAGAGCCGGTTGACATACTCGGGGCCGTATTTCGTGCCCCATTTCATGCAGATCACATGGCGCTGTGGCGACTGGCTCATCACTGGCCCTGGCTCTTCTTGATGGACTTGGGCTTGGCCTTCTTGGCGCGCTTGATCTGTCCGCCGGCGGTGAGGCGTTGGTTGCCCAGCACGCGCAGCTGCTTGACCTCGGGGCGCTGGCCGGGGCGGCCGAACTTGAGCACCTTGACGTCGCGCGGGCCGGGCATGCGGCCCTCGTCCACCGCCTTTTCCTTGGGCGGGATCGGGCGCCAGAGCACCAGCAGCTTGCCGATGTGCTGGATGGGTGCGGCGTTGAGATCGTCGGCGAGCTGCTGGTACATCTGCTCGCGCGCGGCGCGGTCGTCGCCGAACACGCGCACCTTGATCAGGCCATGGGCGTTGAGCGCGGCGTCGATTTCCTTTTGCACCGCCGGCGTGAGACCATCGGCGCCGATCATGACCACGGGGTCCAGATGGTGGGCCTGTGCGCGGTGTTCCCGGCGCTCGGCCGGAGTCAATTGAATTTGGGGCATAGGACGTATTATCTCAACGCATGAAAGTTCAGACCAAAAGCAAGAAGGTCAACAAGGCATGGCTCAACGACCATGTCAATGATCCCTATGTGAAACTCGCGCAGAAAGAGGGCTACCGCGCCCGCGCGGCCTACAAGCTCAAGGAGATCGACGAGCAGTTCGGCCTCATCAGGCCGGGCTGCACGGTGGTCGATCTCGGCTCCTCGCCCGGCGCCTGGAGCCAGTATGTGCGCCGGCGCCTCTCGCCCGGCGGCGCGGCCGTGGGCAAGCTTGCGGGCACCATCATCGCGCTGGACATCCTGCCCATGGAGCCCATCGAGGGCGTAACCTTTCTGCAGGGGGATTTTCGCGACGAGGAGGTGCTCGCGCGCCTGCAGCAGGCGGTGCAGGGCAGGCCTGTGGACGTGGTGGTGTCGGACATGGCGCCCAATCTGTCGGGCGTGGAGTCGGTCGATGCCGTGCGCATCAGCCACCTGATCGAGCTGGCCGTGGATTTCGCCGTGCACCACCTCAGGCCCGAGGGCGCCCTGGTCGTGAAGCTGTTTCACGGCAGCGGCTACAGCCAGCTGGTGCAGTTGTTCCGGGACACCTTCCGCGTCGTCAAGCCCGTCAAGCCCAAGGCGTCGCGGGACAGGTCGTCCGAGACCTTTCTGGTCGGCATCGGCCTCAAGTAGCCTCCTCGGCGCCGCGCGGGCGCTTGACCATCGGGCGATTCGGGGTTAA
Protein-coding regions in this window:
- a CDS encoding ferric reductase-like transmembrane domain-containing protein: MTRIKTIFWAALALVAVLWFAADPAALRVAGFFPLRGAMVQISGLLAMTCMSVAMILALRPRWPERWIGGLDKMYRLHKWLGIGGLVLAIVHWLWAKGPKWAVGFGWLTRPERGPRPAAGSAVEEVLRTWRGTAEGIGEWAFYAAVLLIAVALIHRISYRAFYQTHRWLALAYLVLVFHTVVLMKLPYWSSPLGLVMALLLAYASAAALVVLARRVGARRKVAGTVTQLQYFPELRVLRGDIDIPQGWPGHKPGQFAFVTTGDTDDAHPFTIASAWNPAEPRLTFVTKELGDYTQRLPEVLHIGQPARIEGPYGCFTFEDDCARQIWIGGGIGITPFIARMQQLAMDRQAYVGRPRVQQVDLFHTTADWSEDAIAQLRADAEAAGIRLHVLHDGRDGRLTGERIRQTVPDWQQASIWFCGPAGFGAALRRDFAASGMPVARRFHQELFAMR
- a CDS encoding YhbY family RNA-binding protein; the encoded protein is MPQIQLTPAERREHRAQAHHLDPVVMIGADGLTPAVQKEIDAALNAHGLIKVRVFGDDRAAREQMYQQLADDLNAAPIQHIGKLLVLWRPIPPKEKAVDEGRMPGPRDVKVLKFGRPGQRPEVKQLRVLGNQRLTAGGQIKRAKKAKPKSIKKSQGQ
- the carB gene encoding carbamoyl-phosphate synthase large subunit is translated as MPKRTDIKSILIIGAGPIIIGQACEFDYSGVQACKALREEGYRVILINSNPATIMTDPATADVTYIEPITWQTVEKIIAKERPDAILPTMGGQTALNCALDLWKNGVLNKYKVELIGAKPEAIDKAEDRLKFKDAMTRIGLESARSGIAHSMDEAWAVQKHVGFPTVIRPSFTLGGTGGGIAYNPEEFETICKRGLEASPTNELLIEESLLGWKEYEMEVVRDKADNCIIVCSIENLDPMGVHTGDSITVAPAQTLTDREYQLLRDASIAVLREIGVDTGGSNVQFSVNPKDGRMIVIEMNPRVSRSSALASKATGFPIAKVAAKLAVGYTLDELRNDITGGATPASFEPSIDYVVTKIPRFAFEKFPTADSRLTTQMKSVGEVMAMGRTFQESFQKALRGLEVGVDGMNEKTQDRETLEKELGEPGPERIWYVGDAFAQGMSVEEVFELTKIDRWFLVQIEQIVKIELDLDKLYAEKGDAALASIGAAELRALKQKGFSDRRLAKLLHTTEQDVRDARKRLNVRPVYKRVDTCAAEFPTNTAYMYSSYDEECEARPTDKKKIMVLGGGPNRIGQGIEFDYCCVHAALAMREDGYETIMVNCNPETVSTDYDTSDRLYFEPVTLEDVLEIVDKEKPEGVIVQYGGQTPLKLALGLERAGVPIIGTTPDMIDAAEDRERFQRLLNDLSLRQPPNATARTEEEALTKAAELGYPLVVRPSYVLGGRAMEIVHEQRDLERYMREAVKVSNDSPVLLDRFLSNAIECDVDCVRDATGAVFIGGVMEHIEQAGVHSGDSACSLPPYYLKAETVAEIKRQTTAMAHGLNVVGLMNVQFAIQETDAGDVIYVLEVNPRASRTVPFVSKATGVQLAKVAARCMAGQSLAEQGITKEVTPPYFSVKEAVFPFVKFPGVDTILGPEMKSTGEVMGVGATFGEAFVKSQLGAGTRLPRSGKVFLTVKNADKPRAVAIARDLAAMGFELLATKGTAAAIADAGVAVQVVNKVTEGRPHIVDMIKNDEIAMVINTVEERRNAIADSRAIRTSSLLARVTTFTTIFGAEAAVEGMKHLDKLDVYSVQELHARLAA
- the greA gene encoding transcription elongation factor GreA; this encodes MATIPITKRGAEQLKAELHRLKTVERPAVINAIAEARAQGDLSENAEYEAAKDRQGFIEGRILEVEGKLSAAQIIDPAQLDAGGRVVFGATVELEDEDSGDTVTYQIVGEDEADLKLGRINVSSPIARALIGKEEGDTAEVQAPGGVRRYEVVAVSYI
- a CDS encoding DUF4149 domain-containing protein, coding for MRERLPVLSAALWWGSLSAIGFLAVPLLFAHLPTPAQAGNMAARLFEAQTYVSIACCALLLVISKPKHAQTQARWARTAMVFVIGGLLLALLVQYGVAPRIVARQNLRLWHGAGSLMYLLQWLCALRVLWITAREGE
- a CDS encoding glycosyltransferase; amino-acid sequence: MSQSPQRHVICMKWGTKYGPEYVNRLYAMVRRHLSGDFNFVCLTDDTLGIRSEVQCLPIPPLKLPAGIPERGWNKLATFAADLHGLKGTALFLDVDVVVVGSLDDFFTQPGEFLIIHDYKRPWRITGNSSVYRFELGAHPDVLEYFRGHFEEIRRKFRNEQAYLSDVMHKQGKLQYWPKAWCPSFKYHGIPRWPTNYWKAPFVPPGARVVIFHGECNPPDALAGRRNRRFRHIEPATWVAEHWRE
- a CDS encoding RlmE family RNA methyltransferase, which gives rise to MKVQTKSKKVNKAWLNDHVNDPYVKLAQKEGYRARAAYKLKEIDEQFGLIRPGCTVVDLGSSPGAWSQYVRRRLSPGGAAVGKLAGTIIALDILPMEPIEGVTFLQGDFRDEEVLARLQQAVQGRPVDVVVSDMAPNLSGVESVDAVRISHLIELAVDFAVHHLRPEGALVVKLFHGSGYSQLVQLFRDTFRVVKPVKPKASRDRSSETFLVGIGLK